The following are from one region of the Falco biarmicus isolate bFalBia1 chromosome 1, bFalBia1.pri, whole genome shotgun sequence genome:
- the RBM46 gene encoding probable RNA-binding protein 46 has protein sequence MHEESKAAANGCGKIRSGTQNEAALLALMEKTGYSMVQENGQRKFGGPPPGWEGPPPPRGCEVFVGKIPRDMYEDELVPVFEKAGKIYEFRLMMEFSGENRGYAFVMYTTKEDAQLAIRILNNYEIRPGKFIGVCVSLDNCRLFIGAIPKEKKKEEILNEMRKVTEGVVDVIVYPNATDKTKNRGFAFVEYESHRAAAMARRRLIPGTFQLWGHAIQVDWADPEKEVDEETMQRVKVLYVRNLMMFTTEDTIKAEFNKFKPGVVERVKKLRDYAFVHFFHREDAIAAMSVMNGKCIDGASIEVTLAKPVNKENTWKQHFNGQIGPGSENLSGFPNKEDGHQKSLGKPASLSVRLNGQHSPSPPEVERCTYPFFPGIKLTPISMYSLKSSHFSSAAMHLDYFCNKNNWAPPEYYLYSTTSQDGRILLVYKVLIPSIADGSQSYFMPDKLCTTVEGAKELAAQFTLLHLAKCTPYLA, from the exons ATGCATGAGGAAAGTAAAGCTGCAGCAAATGGATGTGGCAAAATCCGAAGTGGCACTCAGAATGAGGCTGCTTTACTTGCCCTGATGGAGAAGACTGGATACAGCATGGTTCAGGAAAATGGGCAAAGAAAATTCGGTGGTCCTCCACCAG GTTGGGAAGGTCCTCCACCACCTCGTGGATGTGAAGTTTTTGTGGGTAAAATTCCTCGTGATATGTATGAAGATGAATTAGTTCCTGTTTTTGAGAAAGCTGGGAAAATCTATGAGTTCAGACTGATGATGGAATTTAGTGGTGAGAATCGAGGCTATGCTTTTGTGATGTATACTACTAAAGAGGACGCCCAGCTAGCCATCAGGATTCTAAATAATTACGAAATTCGTCCAGGGAAATTTATTGGTGTCTGCGTAAGCTTGGATAACTGCCGACTGTTCATTGGAGCAATTccaaaagagaagaagaaagaagaaatactgaatgaaatgagaaaagttACAGAAGGAGTGGTGGATGTCATTGTTTATCCAAATGCcactgacaaaacaaaaaatcgTGGCTTTGCCTTTGTAGAATATGAATctcacagagcagctgcaatGGCTAGAAGACGGCTAATCCCAG GAACATTCCAGCTCTGGGGCCATGCTATTCAAGTAGACTGGGCAGATCCTGAGAAAGAAGTCGATGAAGAAACAATGCAAAGAGTTAAAGTACTATATGTAAGAAATTTAATGATGTTTACTACAGAGGACACAATTAAAGCTGAATTCAACAAGTTCAAGCCAGGAGTAGTGGAACGTGTAAAGAAGCTGAGAGACTATGcgtttgttcattttttccacCGAGAAGATGCCATTGCTGCAATGTCTGTAATGAATGGGAAGTGCATTGATGGAGCTAGTATTGAGGTGACACTGGCAAAGCCagttaacaaagaaaatacttggaAGCAACATTTCAATGGTCAGATAGGTCCTGGTTCAGAAAATCTCTCAGGGTTTCCTAACAAAGAAGATGGTCATCAAAAATCCTTAGGGAAACCAGCAAGTCTTTCAGTTCGTCTTAATGGTCAGCACAGTCCAAGCCCCCCTGAAGTTGAAAGATGTACATaccctttttttccaggaataaAGCTTACTCCAATTAGCATGTATTCTTTAAAATCCAGTCACTTCAGTTCTGCAGCAATGCACCTGGattatttttgcaataaaaataattgggCACCGCCAGAATACTACCTGTATTCAACCACAAGTCAGGATGGGAGAATTCTCTTGGTGTACAAGGTGCTTATTCCGAGTATAGCTGATGGTTCCCAGAGTTACTTCATGCCAGACAAACTCTGTACAACAGTAGAAGGTGCAAAGGAATTGGCAGCACAGTTCACACTTCTACATCTAG